A section of the Engystomops pustulosus chromosome 3, aEngPut4.maternal, whole genome shotgun sequence genome encodes:
- the AIDA gene encoding axin interactor, dorsalization-associated protein isoform X3: MLSHSLARQLQKEAQSPANSSDFTEDHKKTIGKISTCLELRSAALQSTQSQEGFKLEDIKKLEPILDNLLTFNKEFPFDVQPVPLRRILAPGEEENLEVEEEEDDGGAGVGSPDSFPPRVPGAIQGTLLPRLPSEPGMTLLTIRIEKIGLKDAGQCIDPYVTVSVKDINGIDLTPVQDTPMASRKEDTYVHFNVEIEIQKHVEKLTKGAAIFFEFKHYKPKKRFTSTKCFAFMEMDEIKAGQIVIELYKKPTDFKRKKLQLLTKKPLYLHLHQTLHKD, translated from the exons TTTAGCCCGACAACTACAGAAAGAAGCCCAGTCACCAGCTAACTCCTCCGACTTCACCGAGGATCACAAG AAAACAATTGGAAAAATTTCAACATGCCTGGAACTGCGCAGCGCCGCCCTGCAG TCCACACAATCTCAAGAGGGATTCAAGCTGGAGGACATCAAGAAACTGGAACCAA TCCTGGACAACCTCCTGACGTTTAACAAAGAGTTTCCCTTTGATGTTCAGCCGGTTCCTCTAAG GAGGATTTTAGCCCCGGGAGAAGAAGAGAACTtggaagtggaggaggaggaagatgatgGCGGCGCTGGGGTCGGCTCCCCGGACTCCTTCCCACCTCGGGTCCCGG GAGCCATCCAAG GAACTCTCCTCCCCAGACTGCCCTCCGAGCCCGGCATGACCCTCCTCACCATCAGGATCGAGAAGATTGGTCTGAAGGACGCCGGGCAGTGTATCGACCCCTACGTGACAGTCAGCGTGAAGG ATATAAACGGCATAGACCTGACGCCGGTCCAGGACACGCCCATGGCGAGCCGGAAGGAGGACACGTACGTTCACTTTAATGTGGAAATTGAAATCCAGAAACACGTGGAAAAACTTACAAAAG GGGCAGCTATTTTTTTCGAATTCAAGCACTACAAGCCGAAGAAACGATTCACAAGCACAAAGTGTTTCGCCTTCATGGAGATGGATGAGATCAAAGCAGGACAGATAGTGATAGAGCT GTATAAGAAACCGACAGACTTTAAGAGAAAGAAGCTGCAGCTGCTGACCAAGAAGCCTCTGTATCTCCACTTACACCAGACATTGCACAAGGACTGA